Proteins encoded in a region of the Mucilaginibacter sabulilitoris genome:
- a CDS encoding bifunctional riboflavin kinase/FAD synthetase — protein sequence MRVYNHIDEFTAVKNAVVTIGTFDGVHIGHRKIISGIKELADSTNGETVILTFFPHPRMILHPEDESLKLITTITEKAQLMEQLGVDHLIITPFSRDFSNQTAEGYIRDVLVNKIGTKKIVIGYDHRFGKDRQGGLEDLLRLGPVYGFDVVEIPEQDINEVAISSTRIRNALLEGKIDLANSYLGYPFFITGSVIRGDQLGRQLGYPTANIVVEEKYKLIPSDGIFAVTVNVGGKQHKGMAYIGTRPTVNGLTHNIEVNIFDFDQEIYNQPIRMNFHHYVRGDIKFSSLDELKVQLAKDKEDVLALL from the coding sequence ATGAGGGTATATAATCATATTGACGAGTTTACAGCGGTAAAAAATGCAGTGGTAACCATCGGTACTTTTGATGGGGTGCATATTGGTCACCGCAAAATTATTTCGGGAATAAAAGAGCTGGCCGACAGTACCAATGGCGAAACAGTTATTTTAACTTTTTTCCCCCATCCCCGCATGATCCTGCACCCGGAGGATGAAAGCCTGAAACTGATCACTACCATTACCGAAAAGGCGCAGTTGATGGAGCAGCTCGGAGTGGACCACCTGATCATTACGCCGTTTTCAAGAGATTTTTCAAATCAGACCGCTGAGGGCTATATCCGCGATGTATTGGTCAATAAAATAGGTACCAAAAAAATTGTAATCGGTTACGACCACCGTTTTGGTAAAGACAGGCAGGGCGGTCTGGAAGACCTCTTGAGACTTGGTCCGGTGTATGGTTTTGATGTAGTTGAAATACCTGAGCAGGACATAAACGAGGTAGCCATCAGCTCAACCCGTATCAGAAATGCTTTGTTGGAAGGGAAAATTGATTTGGCTAATTCTTATTTAGGTTATCCATTCTTCATTACGGGATCTGTGATCCGTGGCGACCAGCTGGGCAGGCAACTGGGTTATCCGACAGCCAACATCGTAGTGGAAGAAAAGTATAAGCTCATTCCGTCTGACGGTATTTTTGCTGTAACAGTAAATGTAGGCGGCAAACAACATAAAGGAATGGCTTATATAGGCACCCGTCCCACTGTTAATGGCCTTACCCACAACATAGAGGTGAATATTTTTGATTTTGACCAGGAGATATACAACCAACCCATCCGTATGAATTTCCACCATTATGTACGCGGTGATATTAAGTTTTCATCACTTGATGAACTTAAAGTACAACTGGCAAAAGATAAAGAGGACGTGCTGGCTTTGCTGTAA
- the truB gene encoding tRNA pseudouridine(55) synthase TruB, translated as MKNPDSHKIPTFAPNTRGYPVKRIILKKTYTRPEEFAEGQLLLVNKPYKWTSFDVVGKIRNSFKPLKLKVGHAGTLDPLATGLLIICTGKMTKQIDTFQAEEKEYTGTMVLGATTPSYDMETEPDNKFDISQLTEELLRNNCKQFTGDIQQYPPVHSAIKIDGERLYEKARRGEDVELRLRNVTISEFELTRVELPEVDFRVVCSKGTYIRSLVHDFGAALNNGAYLSRLKRTRSGNFNITDAWEVMELVNMIKGLKIAQEPAAE; from the coding sequence ATGAAAAATCCTGATTCACACAAAATCCCTACCTTTGCCCCAAATACCCGGGGATATCCGGTAAAAAGAATCATATTGAAAAAAACTTATACCAGACCAGAAGAATTTGCCGAAGGTCAGTTGCTGTTGGTTAATAAACCTTACAAGTGGACGAGCTTTGATGTAGTGGGCAAAATTCGCAATTCATTTAAACCGCTTAAATTAAAGGTGGGGCATGCAGGTACGCTTGACCCGCTGGCTACCGGACTGCTTATTATTTGCACCGGTAAAATGACCAAGCAGATAGATACCTTTCAGGCCGAAGAAAAGGAATACACCGGTACTATGGTCCTTGGAGCTACCACGCCGTCTTATGATATGGAAACGGAGCCTGATAATAAATTCGACATCAGCCAACTTACCGAAGAACTGCTGCGTAATAACTGCAAACAGTTTACCGGCGATATACAGCAGTACCCTCCTGTGCACTCTGCCATAAAAATTGACGGAGAGCGTTTATATGAAAAAGCCCGCAGGGGCGAAGACGTAGAACTGCGCCTGCGTAATGTAACCATCTCGGAGTTTGAGTTAACCCGCGTTGAACTACCAGAAGTTGATTTCAGGGTGGTTTGCAGCAAGGGCACTTATATCCGGTCGCTGGTACATGATTTTGGCGCTGCATTAAACAACGGTGCATACCTGTCAAGGTTAAAGCGAACCCGCAGCGGTAATTTCAATATAACTGATGCCTGGGAGGTTATGGAACTGGTAAACATGATCAAAGGACTGAAAATAGCGCAAGAGCCAGCGGCCGAATAA
- a CDS encoding undecaprenyl-diphosphate phosphatase: MNIIHVIILAIIEGITEFLPVSSTGHMIVASSLMGIAADPFVKLFTIAIQLGAILSVVVLYHKRFLQSVNFYLKLLVAFIPAAIFGVLFSKKIDALLESALTVGITLFVGGIILLFVDKWFNKPTVKEEKDINYFTALKIGFFQCLAMIPGTSRSAATIVGGMSQKLTRTAAAEFSFFLAVPTMFAATAKKLYDFHKEGHIFSGEEIKLLAIGNIIAFIVAMLAIKTFITFLERKGFRIFGWYRIVIGAVIIGLILTGHQLETI; the protein is encoded by the coding sequence ATGAATATTATTCACGTTATTATCCTTGCCATAATTGAAGGGATAACAGAATTTTTACCGGTTTCGTCAACCGGGCACATGATTGTTGCCTCATCACTAATGGGCATAGCTGCCGACCCTTTTGTTAAACTTTTTACCATTGCTATACAGCTGGGCGCCATACTATCTGTAGTGGTGTTGTACCATAAGCGATTTTTACAGTCGGTTAATTTTTATTTGAAGTTGTTAGTGGCGTTTATCCCCGCGGCAATATTTGGCGTACTATTCAGTAAAAAGATCGATGCTTTATTAGAAAGCGCGCTTACCGTAGGTATTACCCTGTTTGTGGGTGGTATTATATTGTTGTTTGTTGACAAATGGTTTAATAAACCAACTGTTAAAGAAGAAAAGGATATCAATTATTTCACCGCGCTTAAAATTGGTTTTTTCCAGTGTTTGGCTATGATTCCCGGTACCTCACGTTCGGCAGCAACCATTGTGGGTGGCATGTCGCAAAAATTAACCCGTACGGCCGCGGCCGAGTTTTCTTTCTTCCTGGCGGTGCCAACCATGTTTGCGGCAACCGCTAAAAAGCTATACGATTTTCATAAAGAAGGCCATATATTCAGTGGCGAAGAGATTAAGCTGCTTGCTATTGGTAATATAATAGCCTTTATAGTAGCCATGCTGGCTATTAAAACCTTTATTACCTTTCTTGAGCGTAAGGGTTTCAGGATATTTGGCTGGTACCGTATTGTGATTGGCGCGGTAATTATCGGTTTGATACTGACCGGGCATCAATTGGAAACTATTTAG
- a CDS encoding DUF3098 domain-containing protein — protein sequence MAQQFKPASTVKTTAQAAKPASKTTATESVQFIFDKSNYRLLIISVAVVAFGFVLMSGTTDIYSTTKIVIAPIVVLGGFALGFFAILKKPSTN from the coding sequence ATGGCACAGCAATTTAAGCCGGCTTCAACTGTGAAAACAACAGCACAAGCTGCAAAACCAGCATCAAAAACAACCGCTACCGAGTCGGTACAGTTTATATTTGATAAAAGCAATTACAGGTTGCTGATCATCAGTGTGGCTGTAGTAGCTTTTGGTTTTGTACTCATGTCGGGCACTACAGATATTTATAGCACAACTAAAATTGTTATCGCACCAATTGTGGTATTAGGAGGATTTGCATTGGGCTTTTTCGCGATATTAAAAAAGCCGTCAACTAACTAA
- a CDS encoding cell division protein FtsX: MEEFEASASTKKIKTIYISTVFGIAMVLVMIGLLGLILVHANNLSRYVKENIVLNIFVDDAAHETDVLQLQKQLDANPMVKQTQYVSKELAARNLQKDLGEDFVKFLGYNPLSQSLDVYLKADYANNKDIEKFKADLLKNSLVKEVKYQQSLVDQMNQNVTSISLVILVFAGIFVVLSVALINNTIRLAIYSQRFLIKSMQLVGATKGFIRKPFLLYGIWHGLLGGLIAIIILVATLYLGYKQVPDLVMLQNYTEFGIVFLGVIGIGIFISAFSTFLAVNKFLRLKIYDLYR, from the coding sequence ATGGAAGAATTTGAAGCAAGCGCATCGACAAAAAAAATAAAAACCATATACATATCTACTGTATTTGGTATTGCTATGGTGCTGGTAATGATAGGTTTATTAGGGCTTATACTGGTACACGCCAATAACTTGTCGCGCTATGTAAAGGAAAACATTGTGCTCAACATTTTTGTGGATGATGCCGCCCATGAAACCGATGTGCTTCAATTACAGAAACAGCTGGATGCTAACCCAATGGTTAAGCAGACCCAGTATGTAAGCAAGGAATTGGCCGCACGTAATCTGCAAAAAGACTTGGGCGAGGATTTTGTAAAATTCTTAGGATATAACCCTCTTTCACAGTCACTTGACGTATACTTAAAAGCCGATTATGCCAATAATAAAGACATTGAAAAATTTAAAGCTGACCTGCTGAAAAATTCGTTGGTAAAAGAAGTAAAGTACCAGCAATCACTGGTTGACCAGATGAACCAGAATGTGACTTCCATCAGTTTGGTGATTTTGGTGTTTGCAGGTATATTTGTGGTACTTTCTGTAGCTTTAATAAACAATACCATCAGACTGGCTATTTATTCACAACGTTTCCTGATCAAATCGATGCAGCTGGTAGGAGCTACCAAAGGATTTATCCGCAAACCATTTTTACTCTATGGTATATGGCATGGGCTTTTGGGCGGTTTAATAGCCATAATTATACTGGTAGCCACCCTTTACCTGGGTTACAAGCAAGTGCCCGATTTGGTAATGCTGCAAAACTATACTGAGTTTGGCATAGTGTTTTTAGGGGTTATAGGCATTGGGATATTTATTTCGGCCTTTAGTACCTTTTTGGCGGTTAATAAGTTTTTACGTTTAAAAATATATGATTTATACAGATAA
- a CDS encoding ABC transporter ATP-binding protein, with protein sequence MSEVTGKALDWKLLKRVMHYVKPYNGTFVVAAFLTIFLAVSALIQPILIQRTLDVNILNDDYDGLVFMVALMIAQLIVQTVAQYYQTYLTNSLGQSVIRDLRIDIFNHITSLRLKYFDRTPIGMLITRTVSDLETIADIFSEGLISIMGDMLLVLAVIGFMLYQDWKLALITLIPMPFLFASTYVFKEAIKSSFQEVRTQVARLNTFLAEHISGISIIQLFAREDQEMRKFKAVNKKYRDANIRSNWYYSIFFPVVEILFAICMGLLVWYGCKRMLSDSQLSAISARPGGITPGVITGFIVLLNMLFRPIRQLADKFNTLQMGMVGADRIFKVLDTDEVAVDNGQINTGRLQGDIEFNKVWFAYNDENWVLKDINFRVKPGETLALVGATGAGKSSTINILNRFYEIGAGTVKVDGHDIREYQVEFLRSQIATVIQDVFLFTDTIGNNISLNNTSITREEIIVAAKDVGAHEFIERLPGGYDYNVMERGSTLSAGQAQLISFIRALVYNPAILVLDEATSSVDTETEILIQNAINKLMQGRTAIVIAHRLSTIQNADRIIVLDHGEIMESGTHQELLKIENGHYRKLYDLQFNSAGIAR encoded by the coding sequence ATGTCTGAAGTAACCGGAAAAGCGCTTGATTGGAAACTGTTAAAACGGGTGATGCACTACGTAAAACCCTACAACGGCACATTTGTGGTAGCCGCGTTCTTAACCATTTTCTTAGCAGTAAGCGCGCTCATACAGCCAATTCTTATTCAGCGTACACTTGATGTTAATATCCTGAATGATGATTATGACGGACTGGTGTTCATGGTGGCGCTCATGATAGCGCAGCTTATTGTACAAACCGTAGCGCAATATTATCAGACCTACTTAACCAACTCGTTAGGTCAATCTGTTATCCGCGATCTGCGGATAGACATTTTTAACCACATTACCAGTCTTCGCCTTAAATATTTCGACCGTACACCTATCGGAATGCTGATTACCCGTACCGTGTCTGATCTGGAAACCATTGCTGATATATTTTCGGAAGGGCTTATTTCTATCATGGGCGATATGCTTCTGGTATTAGCGGTAATTGGTTTCATGCTGTACCAGGACTGGAAACTGGCCCTTATTACGCTTATCCCGATGCCATTCTTGTTTGCTTCAACCTATGTTTTTAAAGAGGCTATTAAGTCGTCTTTTCAGGAAGTACGTACGCAGGTTGCCCGCTTAAATACCTTTTTGGCCGAGCATATTTCGGGCATCAGTATTATACAGCTGTTTGCCCGCGAAGATCAGGAAATGCGCAAGTTTAAGGCGGTTAACAAAAAATACAGGGATGCCAACATCCGCTCCAATTGGTATTACTCCATATTTTTCCCCGTTGTTGAAATATTGTTTGCCATTTGTATGGGTCTGTTGGTATGGTACGGCTGTAAGCGCATGCTGTCTGATAGTCAGCTGTCGGCTATTTCGGCACGCCCCGGCGGTATCACCCCGGGTGTTATCACTGGCTTTATTGTATTGCTCAATATGCTTTTCAGGCCTATACGCCAGTTGGCCGATAAATTTAATACCCTGCAAATGGGTATGGTAGGCGCCGACCGCATATTTAAGGTGCTTGATACCGACGAAGTAGCTGTTGATAACGGACAGATCAATACCGGTCGTTTGCAGGGCGATATTGAATTTAACAAAGTATGGTTTGCTTATAATGATGAAAATTGGGTATTAAAGGACATCAACTTTCGCGTAAAACCGGGCGAAACACTGGCCCTTGTTGGTGCTACCGGTGCCGGTAAATCATCTACCATTAATATACTGAACCGCTTTTATGAAATTGGAGCCGGCACTGTAAAGGTAGACGGGCACGATATACGCGAATACCAGGTGGAGTTTTTGCGCTCGCAGATAGCCACTGTTATTCAGGATGTATTTTTATTTACCGATACCATTGGCAACAACATCAGTCTTAACAATACTAGCATTACCCGGGAAGAGATCATAGTTGCCGCTAAAGATGTGGGCGCGCATGAATTTATAGAACGCCTGCCCGGCGGATACGATTATAACGTGATGGAAAGGGGCTCTACGCTTTCGGCAGGGCAGGCACAGCTCATCTCATTTATCAGGGCGCTAGTATACAACCCGGCAATATTGGTGCTGGACGAAGCTACCTCATCTGTTGATACCGAAACGGAGATACTGATACAGAATGCCATTAATAAATTGATGCAAGGGCGTACGGCCATAGTAATTGCACACCGTCTGTCAACCATACAAAACGCCGACCGCATCATAGTGCTCGATCACGGCGAGATCATGGAAAGCGGTACCCACCAGGAACTCCTTAAAATTGAAAATGGCCACTACCGTAAACTCTACGATCTGCAGTTTAACTCAGCAGGTATAGCGAGGTAG
- the truA gene encoding tRNA pseudouridine(38-40) synthase TruA has protein sequence MTAKQRYFIELAYDGTNYHGWQVQQNAESVQEVLNKALATILRQPVETTGCGRTDTGVHAREFFAHFDVEPYNPLSTGGGEINNHEPSVIDYGLKIRSLNSILPPDIAIKNIIPVHVCAHARFDATLRSYQYHIHFNKDPFLRGYSWQLRDVPDIDLMNQAAAIMMEYIDFSCFSKSNTQVKTNNCKISRAVWERTEQGMVFHISADRFLRNMVRAIVGTLMMVGKQEIAPEAVRQIIESKNRSNAGTSVPACGLYLTEVKYTYL, from the coding sequence GTGACGGCTAAACAACGCTATTTTATTGAACTGGCTTATGATGGCACCAACTATCATGGCTGGCAGGTACAGCAAAATGCTGAAAGTGTGCAGGAGGTACTGAATAAGGCCCTGGCAACTATTTTGCGGCAACCTGTTGAAACCACTGGCTGCGGCCGTACCGATACAGGCGTGCATGCCCGTGAATTTTTTGCGCATTTTGATGTGGAGCCCTACAATCCATTGTCCACAGGCGGTGGTGAAATCAATAACCATGAACCATCGGTCATCGATTATGGACTAAAAATTCGCAGTTTAAATTCAATTCTTCCGCCAGATATCGCCATAAAAAATATCATTCCGGTTCATGTCTGTGCGCATGCACGGTTTGATGCTACTCTACGATCATATCAATACCATATACATTTTAATAAAGACCCTTTTTTACGCGGATATTCATGGCAATTGCGTGATGTGCCCGATATAGACCTGATGAACCAGGCCGCTGCCATCATGATGGAATATATTGATTTTAGCTGTTTCAGTAAATCAAATACACAGGTTAAAACCAATAATTGTAAAATAAGCCGGGCCGTATGGGAAAGAACGGAGCAGGGTATGGTTTTCCATATTTCGGCCGATAGGTTTTTACGAAACATGGTGCGGGCCATCGTGGGCACGCTGATGATGGTAGGCAAGCAGGAAATAGCACCCGAAGCCGTGCGCCAGATAATTGAAAGTAAAAACCGCTCAAATGCCGGTACCAGCGTACCCGCCTGCGGGTTGTATTTAACGGAGGTGAAGTATACCTACCTGTAG
- a CDS encoding DUF892 family protein, whose translation MTRPPVNDLSPQDVKFEDEHLKKIFLEHLNSIYCGKQHLINFFEEIKGLATLQFLKNAIQECTNDAAEQLQHLDGIFNSISEDQSKISVLGMKAMTLEAYISAIKAGKTPMERDVFIVFYLQLIEGIEVTYFKVLKNLARAIGYSNTFLDKPFNQAVEDRIMFESIYKEYISEPAP comes from the coding sequence ATGACCCGACCCCCAGTTAATGACCTTTCTCCACAGGATGTGAAGTTTGAAGACGAGCATTTAAAAAAAATATTTCTGGAACACCTCAACAGCATTTATTGCGGCAAACAACACCTGATAAATTTTTTTGAAGAGATTAAAGGTTTGGCAACACTGCAGTTTTTAAAAAACGCTATTCAGGAGTGTACTAACGACGCCGCAGAACAATTGCAGCACCTCGACGGCATATTTAATTCCATCAGCGAAGATCAGTCTAAAATCAGTGTTTTGGGGATGAAGGCCATGACCCTTGAAGCCTATATATCGGCCATTAAGGCGGGTAAAACTCCAATGGAGCGCGATGTTTTTATCGTTTTTTACCTGCAGTTAATTGAAGGTATTGAGGTTACTTATTTTAAGGTATTAAAAAACCTGGCAAGGGCCATAGGGTACAGCAATACTTTTTTAGATAAACCTTTTAACCAGGCGGTGGAAGACAGGATCATGTTTGAGTCTATCTATAAAGAATATATCAGCGAGCCGGCTCCGTAA
- a CDS encoding DUF4293 domain-containing protein, producing MLQRIQSVYLLFASLVLFALFFFPLAHNVYVAGKPVSIMVTGILQDDNGAQKHTESFTALTAATAIAGLIPLVIIFLFKNRKQQIMLCYAAIVILIGYSFWMAQTVKGAVGSIQLDARTMGIGLFLTSISIVLLIMAAKSIQRDEKLIKSADRLR from the coding sequence ATGCTGCAACGAATACAAAGCGTTTACCTGTTATTTGCCAGCCTTGTGCTGTTTGCCCTGTTCTTTTTTCCACTGGCGCACAATGTTTATGTAGCCGGCAAACCAGTAAGCATTATGGTTACAGGAATTCTCCAGGACGATAATGGCGCGCAAAAACATACCGAATCTTTTACAGCCCTTACGGCCGCAACTGCCATTGCGGGGTTAATACCGCTGGTCATTATTTTTCTGTTCAAAAACCGCAAACAACAAATAATGCTTTGCTATGCTGCCATAGTGATCTTAATTGGTTATAGCTTTTGGATGGCCCAAACCGTTAAAGGCGCAGTAGGCAGCATCCAGCTCGATGCGCGCACCATGGGTATTGGATTATTCCTTACCTCGATAAGCATTGTATTGCTGATCATGGCTGCCAAAAGCATTCAAAGAGATGAAAAGCTGATAAAATCGGCTGATAGGTTGAGGTAA
- a CDS encoding DEAD/DEAH box helicase: MNPFIQLGIRHDIVNAISELGFENPTPIQEQSIPVLLTGSNDFVGLAQTGTGKTAAFGLPLLELLDFEENHPQALVLCPTRELCLQITNDIKNYAKQMNNVHVVAVYGGASISDQLRQIKRGVQIVVATPGRMLDIINRKAIDFSQVKYVVLDEADEMLNMGFQEDIDNILSTTPDEKKTWLFSATMPAEVRRIAKKYMDEPFELTMGTKNTGNANIEHEYYIVRARDKYAAFKRIVDFNPDIFGIVFCRTKIETQDIAEALIKDGYNADSLHGDLSQQQRDKVMKRYRERNLQLLIATDVAARGIDVNDVTHVINYSLPDEVENYTHRSGRTARAGKTGVSIAIVNGKELGKIRQIERVIGKKFVKAEIPTGFDVCEKQLFSIVHKVHNVTVNEEQIEQYLPRIIEEFKDVSKEDFIKRFASIEFNRFLDYYKNAPDLNAGVEEGRARFEERGDRASGGKSAYTRLFINLGSVDEFNRGDLLGYICNTTKISGRTVGKIDVKGVYSFFEVPHEDVEKVMTAYKEIEYKGRPVRIEISGEGTSERREGGGYRGGGERREGGYRGGERREGGGGYRGGDRREGGYRGGERSNSGFRDFSGKSREDRPERRRRF, from the coding sequence ATGAACCCATTTATTCAACTGGGAATCCGTCATGATATTGTTAATGCCATCTCTGAGTTAGGATTTGAAAATCCTACACCAATCCAGGAACAGTCAATCCCGGTATTGTTAACAGGCAGCAACGATTTTGTCGGATTAGCCCAAACCGGGACCGGTAAGACTGCTGCCTTTGGCCTACCATTATTAGAGCTGTTGGATTTCGAAGAAAATCATCCACAGGCACTTGTTTTATGCCCAACGCGTGAACTCTGTTTACAGATCACGAACGACATTAAAAACTACGCCAAACAAATGAACAACGTTCACGTTGTTGCCGTTTATGGTGGTGCAAGTATTTCAGATCAGTTACGCCAGATTAAACGCGGTGTACAGATCGTTGTGGCCACACCAGGCCGTATGCTTGACATCATCAACCGCAAGGCGATAGATTTTTCGCAGGTAAAATACGTAGTATTGGATGAAGCTGATGAAATGCTCAACATGGGCTTTCAGGAAGACATTGATAATATTTTATCTACCACACCCGACGAGAAAAAAACCTGGCTGTTTTCGGCTACCATGCCTGCTGAAGTTAGGCGCATAGCAAAAAAATACATGGATGAGCCTTTTGAGCTTACCATGGGAACAAAAAATACCGGCAATGCCAACATTGAGCACGAATACTACATTGTACGTGCCCGTGATAAGTATGCCGCATTTAAACGTATTGTTGACTTTAACCCTGATATTTTTGGTATTGTATTTTGCCGCACCAAAATAGAAACCCAGGATATTGCAGAGGCCCTTATTAAAGACGGTTACAATGCCGACTCTTTACATGGTGACCTGTCACAGCAACAACGCGACAAAGTAATGAAACGCTACCGTGAGCGCAACCTGCAGCTGTTAATTGCTACCGATGTTGCCGCCCGTGGTATTGATGTTAATGATGTTACACACGTTATCAACTACTCGTTACCTGATGAAGTCGAAAACTACACCCACCGCAGCGGCCGTACAGCCCGTGCCGGTAAAACCGGTGTATCTATAGCCATTGTTAACGGTAAAGAGCTTGGTAAAATACGCCAGATTGAGCGCGTTATAGGTAAAAAGTTTGTAAAAGCCGAAATACCTACAGGTTTTGACGTTTGCGAAAAACAATTGTTCTCGATAGTACATAAAGTACATAACGTAACTGTTAACGAAGAGCAGATTGAACAATACCTGCCGCGCATCATTGAAGAGTTTAAAGATGTAAGCAAAGAGGATTTTATAAAACGTTTTGCTTCCATTGAGTTTAACCGTTTCCTTGATTATTACAAAAACGCGCCAGATCTGAATGCTGGTGTTGAAGAAGGTCGTGCCCGTTTTGAAGAACGTGGAGATCGCGCATCAGGAGGCAAGTCAGCTTACACCCGTTTATTTATAAACTTAGGTTCTGTTGATGAATTTAACCGCGGCGATTTGCTTGGTTACATTTGCAACACTACCAAAATAAGCGGCCGTACTGTTGGTAAAATTGATGTTAAAGGTGTTTATTCATTTTTTGAAGTTCCGCATGAGGACGTCGAAAAAGTAATGACCGCTTATAAAGAGATCGAATACAAAGGTCGCCCTGTAAGGATAGAGATATCTGGCGAGGGAACCAGCGAACGTCGTGAAGGCGGAGGTTACCGTGGTGGCGGCGAACGTCGTGAAGGCGGCTACCGTGGCGGCGAACGCCGTGAAGGTGGTGGAGGTTACCGTGGTGGTGACCGTCGCGAAGGCGGTTATCGTGGTGGCGAAAGAAGCAACAGCGGTTTCCGTGATTTCTCTGGCAAAAGCCGTGAAGATCGACCTGAACGTCGCAGAAGATTCTAA
- a CDS encoding NAD(P)H-dependent glycerol-3-phosphate dehydrogenase — translation MHKKNKIAVIGGGSWATANIKMLADNTTEKEIFWWMRNAQAVEHLHKFGHNPHYLSSVEVKLPKENISNNLKDIIQLADTVLLNVPAAFLKEALSSITPADLAGKKIVSAIKGIVPDENLIIGEFLNRKMDVSFDDFMVISGPCHAEEVALEKLSYLTIASRGTALAAEFAGMINTRYIKTIVSDDIYGTEYGAVLKNVYAIASGICHGVGYGDNFQAVLISNAIRELERFVAAVHPIDRDIKESAYLGDLLVTAYSQFSRNRTFGNMIGKGYTVTSAQLEMNMIAEGYYAVNCLQQVNKQYKVSMPICDAVYAILYQKSPPVFEMKNLAEKLS, via the coding sequence ATGCATAAAAAGAATAAGATAGCGGTTATCGGCGGAGGGAGCTGGGCGACAGCCAATATTAAAATGCTGGCTGATAACACTACAGAAAAGGAAATTTTTTGGTGGATGCGTAACGCCCAGGCAGTTGAGCATTTGCATAAATTTGGGCATAACCCGCATTACTTAAGCTCGGTTGAAGTAAAATTACCTAAAGAAAATATCTCCAATAACTTAAAGGATATTATACAGCTTGCCGATACTGTACTGCTTAACGTACCCGCGGCGTTTTTAAAAGAGGCGCTGAGCAGTATAACTCCTGCCGACCTGGCCGGCAAGAAAATAGTATCGGCTATAAAGGGGATTGTGCCCGATGAAAACTTAATTATTGGCGAGTTTTTAAACCGCAAAATGGATGTTTCATTCGATGATTTTATGGTGATCAGCGGACCGTGCCATGCCGAGGAAGTAGCGCTGGAAAAGCTATCATACCTGACCATAGCCTCGCGCGGTACGGCGCTTGCCGCTGAATTTGCCGGCATGATCAATACCCGTTACATTAAAACCATAGTGTCTGACGATATTTATGGCACCGAATATGGCGCGGTATTAAAAAACGTGTATGCTATTGCCAGCGGCATTTGCCACGGAGTAGGATATGGCGATAATTTTCAGGCGGTACTCATATCAAACGCTATACGTGAGCTGGAAAGGTTTGTAGCTGCGGTACATCCGATTGACAGAGATATTAAAGAGTCGGCTTACCTGGGCGATTTGCTGGTTACCGCTTACTCGCAGTTTAGCCGCAACCGCACCTTTGGCAATATGATAGGCAAGGGGTACACGGTAACATCGGCCCAACTGGAAATGAATATGATAGCTGAAGGTTATTATGCAGTAAATTGCCTACAGCAGGTAAATAAACAATACAAGGTAAGCATGCCTATTTGTGATGCTGTTTATGCTATTTTATACCAAAAAAGCCCGCCCGTATTTGAAATGAAGAATTTGGCAGAAAAATTGAGCTGA
- a CDS encoding FeoB-associated Cys-rich membrane protein, which translates to MNIQAIIVIVLFAGAIFYIGRMMYKSLTAKKGCGSNCKCGVDFSGIEPGKTQK; encoded by the coding sequence ATGAATATTCAGGCCATTATAGTAATAGTTCTTTTTGCTGGCGCGATTTTCTACATCGGTCGTATGATGTATAAGAGCCTGACTGCCAAAAAAGGGTGTGGTAGTAATTGTAAATGCGGTGTTGATTTTTCTGGTATTGAACCTGGTAAAACACAAAAATAA